From a single Bryobacter aggregatus MPL3 genomic region:
- a CDS encoding alpha/beta hydrolase family protein gives MKLLILLLAVSGLFGQSVAGTYLGQLDAGFAGKLRLGLELRQSSEGKLSGEIVSIDQGYANIPAASVQVEGKLLKISLPVIGASYEGSFSEDGKTITGTFTQGAALELVLKRVAELPRPARPQEPKPPFVYEVEEVSFTGGAPDVTLAATLTKPKGAGRFAAVVLVSGSGPQNRDEELAGHKPFWIWADALTRAGFTVLRYDDRGTAKSTGKFKGSTSNDFALDAAGAVTYLRTRKDIDATKIVVMGHSEGGLIAPIVAAADPKLAGIVLLAGTGVTGEKVLRRQLPDLARAAGLNEEMAQENAKKTLEKMQANLSSDLWLKHFWAYDPAPTLQKVKCPVLALNGSLDKQVNADENLTAIGAALREGGNKNVTIETLPKLNHLFQTAQTGSGQEYGKIEETLSPVAIETVQTWLKKTLSTK, from the coding sequence ATGAAACTCCTCATTCTGCTGCTGGCCGTGTCAGGATTGTTCGGACAATCAGTCGCAGGAACTTATCTCGGCCAATTGGATGCCGGCTTTGCGGGCAAGCTTCGGCTGGGTCTAGAATTACGCCAGTCCAGCGAAGGCAAGCTCAGCGGCGAGATCGTCTCGATCGACCAAGGCTATGCCAACATTCCGGCGGCAAGCGTGCAGGTGGAAGGGAAGCTTCTAAAAATCAGCTTGCCGGTAATCGGCGCAAGCTATGAAGGCAGCTTCAGCGAGGATGGAAAAACCATCACCGGCACCTTCACACAGGGCGCAGCCTTGGAACTGGTGCTCAAGCGCGTCGCGGAGTTACCCAGGCCGGCAAGGCCACAGGAGCCGAAGCCGCCTTTTGTGTATGAAGTCGAAGAAGTGAGCTTCACCGGAGGCGCGCCGGACGTCACCCTGGCCGCGACACTCACCAAGCCGAAGGGCGCAGGCCGGTTTGCGGCAGTGGTGTTGGTATCTGGGTCTGGCCCGCAGAATCGCGACGAGGAACTGGCCGGCCACAAGCCCTTTTGGATCTGGGCCGATGCGCTCACCCGCGCCGGCTTTACAGTGTTGCGTTATGACGACCGGGGCACCGCAAAATCGACCGGAAAATTTAAGGGCTCTACCTCGAACGATTTTGCGCTTGATGCCGCGGGAGCGGTGACTTATCTTCGAACGCGTAAGGATATCGATGCAACGAAGATCGTCGTGATGGGGCATAGCGAGGGCGGGCTCATCGCGCCCATCGTGGCCGCCGCGGACCCGAAGCTGGCAGGCATCGTATTGCTGGCAGGCACCGGAGTGACGGGCGAAAAAGTGCTGCGGCGCCAACTCCCCGATCTGGCTCGCGCCGCCGGACTCAACGAAGAGATGGCACAGGAGAATGCGAAGAAGACCCTCGAGAAGATGCAAGCAAATCTGTCGAGCGACCTTTGGCTCAAGCACTTCTGGGCCTACGATCCGGCACCGACGCTGCAGAAGGTGAAGTGTCCAGTGCTTGCATTGAATGGGTCACTCGACAAGCAGGTGAACGCGGACGAGAACCTGACAGCCATCGGAGCGGCGCTCCGCGAAGGCGGCAACAAGAACGTCACCATCGAGACGCTGCCCAAACTGAACCATCTCTTCCAAACCGCGCAGACCGGCAGTGGCCAGGAATACGGCAAGATCGAAGAGACTCTCTCGCCGGTGGCGATCGAAACCGTTCAGACCTGGCTTAAGAAGACTCTGTCCACGAAATGA
- a CDS encoding PSD1 and planctomycete cytochrome C domain-containing protein: MKAVLTAAIAALIVFASLAQNSSPPADPSPVDFERDVQPILRRNCQGCHGAAQQSGGLRLDAKSAAFSGGISGPSIKPSHAVESLLYTRVIGAGELTRMPMGNKPLPAEQIAILKRWIDEGAKWPDHIGAKVVEVKKHWAFVPPERPATPSVSMPAWPRNPIDNFILAKLDKEQIKPAEEADRITLLRRLSLDLIGLPPTIAEVDAFLKDKSKNAYEKQVDRLLASPHYGERWGRHWLDAARYADSDGYEKDKMRQVWFYRDYVINALNKDLPYDQFVREQIAGDLMPNPTQDQLVATGFLRNSMVNEEGGIDPEQFRMEAMFDRIDAIGKSILGLTIACAQCHNHKFDPLRQEEYYQIFAYLNNTHESNVAVYTPQEQMQRANIFAKIKTAEAELQHRNPDWRNRMHAWEATAKYETPWEVVKPVVDDISTGGQRYIAQSDGSMVGAGYAPTKHRAKLTIQPSTKTIASFRLELLNDPNLPLGGPGRSTLGTSALTEFEVEVARPGQEKPQLLKIAHASADINLPEKELEPVYNDKTTKRRVTGPIEFAYDGKEETSWGHDAGPVLRNLPRNAVFNLATPIDNSDGKTVINVYLSQKAGGWNSDANQNQNLGRMRLSVSADPNAAADMVPQRVREIISIPAASRTPEQEQLVFSYWRSTVPAFRDANAQIDDLWHSLPSGSSQLTMMDRSEMRTTSILERGDFLKPRKQVSPGVPAFLNPLPAGAGGTRLDFAKWLTARNAPTTARSFVNRVWQSYFATGIVETSEDLGKQTAAPSHPELLDWLAVEFMDSGWSIKKLHRLIVTSSTYRQSSKVTPELLSKDPNNRLLARGPRFRVEGEIVRDIALAASGLLNEKIGGPSVFPPAPAFLFLPPASYGPKNWFEEKDAQRYRRALYTFRYRSVPYPALMTFDTPNGDVSCVRRTRSNTPLQALTALNEPLFLETAKALADKTLKEGGTTEDSRIVFAFRRTLSRPPQAAELAELKSFLNKQLDRKLPAEQAWMALARVILNLDETITKE; this comes from the coding sequence GTGAAAGCTGTCCTCACTGCGGCCATCGCCGCTCTCATCGTATTTGCCTCCTTGGCGCAGAACAGTAGTCCGCCCGCCGATCCTAGCCCGGTCGACTTCGAACGCGACGTCCAGCCGATCCTCCGCCGCAATTGCCAGGGTTGCCATGGTGCGGCGCAACAGTCGGGAGGACTGCGTCTGGATGCGAAGTCTGCGGCTTTCAGCGGAGGCATCTCCGGGCCGAGTATCAAGCCCAGTCATGCTGTGGAGTCGCTTCTCTACACCCGCGTCATTGGTGCTGGAGAGCTAACCCGCATGCCGATGGGCAACAAGCCGCTCCCTGCTGAGCAGATTGCCATCCTCAAGCGCTGGATTGACGAAGGGGCAAAGTGGCCCGATCATATCGGCGCCAAAGTCGTGGAGGTAAAGAAGCACTGGGCTTTTGTGCCGCCCGAGCGTCCGGCCACTCCATCTGTTTCGATGCCCGCCTGGCCGCGCAACCCGATCGACAATTTCATCCTCGCCAAGCTCGACAAAGAACAGATCAAACCGGCGGAGGAAGCTGATCGCATCACGCTGCTGCGCCGTCTTTCTCTCGACCTGATCGGGCTGCCGCCGACCATCGCCGAAGTCGACGCCTTTCTCAAGGACAAATCGAAGAACGCTTATGAGAAGCAGGTGGATCGCCTGCTCGCCTCGCCCCATTACGGCGAGCGTTGGGGCCGTCACTGGCTCGATGCTGCGCGTTATGCGGATTCCGACGGCTACGAAAAAGACAAGATGCGGCAGGTCTGGTTCTATCGCGATTACGTGATCAATGCTCTGAACAAAGATCTGCCTTACGACCAGTTTGTCCGCGAGCAGATTGCGGGCGATCTGATGCCAAATCCGACGCAGGATCAACTGGTGGCCACAGGCTTCCTGCGCAATTCGATGGTGAATGAAGAAGGTGGTATCGATCCCGAACAGTTCCGCATGGAGGCGATGTTCGATCGCATTGACGCAATTGGCAAATCGATTCTCGGTCTCACCATTGCCTGCGCGCAATGCCACAACCATAAGTTCGATCCGCTCCGCCAGGAAGAGTATTACCAGATCTTTGCCTATCTCAATAACACGCATGAGTCGAATGTTGCCGTCTACACGCCGCAGGAACAGATGCAGCGCGCCAACATCTTCGCCAAGATCAAGACGGCCGAAGCGGAGCTCCAGCATCGCAATCCGGATTGGCGCAATCGCATGCATGCCTGGGAAGCGACCGCCAAGTATGAAACGCCATGGGAAGTGGTGAAGCCCGTTGTCGACGATATCTCGACCGGCGGACAACGCTATATCGCGCAAAGCGACGGTTCGATGGTGGGTGCCGGTTATGCGCCTACCAAGCATCGGGCAAAGCTCACCATCCAGCCCAGCACCAAGACGATCGCCTCGTTCCGGCTGGAGTTGCTGAATGATCCAAATCTGCCGCTCGGCGGCCCGGGCCGCTCGACGCTTGGCACCAGTGCACTCACTGAGTTCGAGGTGGAGGTCGCGCGTCCGGGGCAAGAGAAGCCGCAGCTTTTGAAGATCGCGCACGCCTCTGCCGACATCAATCTTCCAGAGAAGGAACTCGAGCCGGTCTACAACGACAAGACGACGAAACGTCGTGTCACCGGCCCCATCGAGTTTGCCTATGATGGTAAAGAAGAAACCAGTTGGGGGCATGACGCGGGGCCGGTGCTGCGCAATCTGCCGCGCAATGCCGTCTTCAACCTTGCAACGCCCATCGACAACTCCGATGGCAAGACAGTCATCAACGTCTACCTCAGCCAGAAGGCTGGCGGGTGGAACAGCGATGCGAATCAGAACCAGAATCTGGGCCGCATGCGCCTTTCGGTGAGTGCCGATCCCAATGCGGCCGCCGACATGGTGCCACAGCGCGTGCGCGAGATCATAAGTATACCGGCGGCTTCCCGCACTCCCGAGCAGGAGCAACTGGTCTTCAGCTATTGGCGCAGCACCGTGCCAGCCTTCCGTGACGCCAACGCGCAGATCGACGATCTCTGGCACAGTCTGCCTTCGGGCTCCTCGCAGCTCACGATGATGGACCGCTCGGAGATGCGGACCACCAGCATTCTCGAGCGTGGCGACTTCCTGAAGCCGAGGAAGCAGGTTTCGCCCGGTGTGCCTGCCTTCCTCAATCCGCTGCCCGCGGGAGCCGGAGGCACGCGTCTCGATTTTGCTAAGTGGCTGACCGCCCGCAACGCGCCCACCACCGCGCGCTCTTTCGTGAACCGCGTGTGGCAGTCCTACTTCGCTACAGGAATTGTGGAAACCAGCGAAGATCTTGGAAAGCAGACGGCCGCGCCCTCGCATCCGGAACTGCTCGATTGGCTCGCCGTCGAGTTTATGGATTCAGGCTGGAGCATCAAGAAGCTGCACCGCCTGATCGTTACTTCGAGCACCTATCGGCAATCGTCAAAGGTGACTCCGGAACTGTTGTCCAAAGATCCGAACAATCGCCTGCTTGCGCGTGGGCCGCGCTTCCGTGTCGAAGGCGAAATCGTGCGCGATATTGCGCTCGCCGCCAGCGGCTTGCTGAATGAGAAGATCGGCGGCCCCAGCGTCTTCCCGCCTGCGCCTGCCTTCCTGTTTCTTCCTCCGGCCAGCTATGGCCCCAAGAACTGGTTCGAGGAGAAGGACGCGCAGCGCTATCGCCGTGCGCTCTACACCTTCCGCTATCGCAGCGTGCCTTATCCGGCGCTGATGACTTTCGATACTCCCAATGGCGACGTCTCCTGTGTGCGCCGCACGCGCTCCAATACGCCGCTCCAGGCGCTGACGGCGCTGAACGAACCGCTCTTCCTCGAGACGGCAAAAGCACTCGCCGACAAGACACTGAAGGAAGGTGGCACGACCGAAGACTCGCGCATTGTCTTTGCCTTCAGACGAACCCTTTCCCGGCCTCCCCAGGCGGCGGAGCTTGCCGAACTGAAGAGCTTTCTCAACAAACAACTTGATCGGAAACTGCCTGCCGAGCAAGCCTGGATGGCGCTGGCTCGCGTCATCCTGAACCTCGACGAAACGATTACGAAGGAATAG
- a CDS encoding BsuPI-related putative proteinase inhibitor, with protein MKQTLTLLVFFLASLGASAQDYFPLVPGSTWIYRQTSGTGQETLTLKLGESVQLKNKTYHRLTGYAAAEVLIRRDEDGGFQQIHPVNKLESPFLFFDGLKFARDIAPCYENGLFTQKLDSYHGPIGYFEGAATIEYSGGNCADTGLTSETFVPNLGLVRRAQTSFTGERVFELIYAQIGGITYLNEAGVSASISVTNLGEGKVGARLTLTNRNELPLILQFASGQIYDFIIRDEAGEVAYRWSADKLFTAEAKQIRLFGEEVWQETLPFHAKTVGLYSVEAVLMTRNGQKFSATASLSLP; from the coding sequence ATGAAACAAACGCTTACCCTACTTGTATTTTTCCTTGCGAGCCTTGGGGCCTCCGCACAAGATTATTTCCCGCTCGTGCCGGGAAGCACCTGGATCTATCGCCAGACATCCGGCACCGGACAGGAAACGCTGACACTCAAACTTGGCGAATCCGTACAACTGAAGAACAAAACCTATCATCGCCTGACTGGCTATGCGGCGGCAGAAGTTCTGATCCGTCGTGACGAAGATGGCGGCTTCCAACAGATTCATCCGGTAAATAAACTGGAATCCCCCTTCCTCTTCTTCGATGGTCTCAAGTTTGCCCGCGACATTGCGCCCTGCTATGAAAATGGCCTGTTCACTCAAAAGCTCGACAGCTATCACGGGCCAATTGGTTACTTTGAAGGAGCTGCCACCATCGAATACTCTGGGGGCAACTGTGCCGACACAGGGCTGACCAGCGAAACCTTTGTGCCGAACTTGGGGCTGGTTCGCCGTGCCCAGACTTCCTTTACCGGCGAGCGCGTATTCGAGTTGATCTATGCGCAAATCGGCGGCATCACCTATCTGAACGAAGCCGGGGTGAGTGCTTCGATCTCAGTCACCAATCTGGGCGAGGGCAAGGTGGGCGCACGTCTGACCTTGACCAACCGGAACGAGTTGCCCTTAATTCTGCAGTTCGCCTCCGGTCAGATCTATGACTTCATCATTCGGGACGAAGCTGGCGAAGTGGCCTATCGCTGGAGCGCCGATAAGCTGTTCACCGCAGAAGCAAAGCAGATTCGTCTCTTCGGCGAAGAGGTGTGGCAGGAGACGCTCCCCTTCCACGCAAAGACAGTCGGCCTCTATTCAGTGGAAGCTGTGCTCATGACCCGGAATGGCCAGAAGTTCTCGGCCACGGCGAGCCTCAGTTTGCCATAG
- a CDS encoding DUF1501 domain-containing protein encodes MQDKLSVARRWFMKDCGVGLGALALRGLAQASTKQPHFPAKAKRVIYLFMAGAPSHLELFDYKPQLAKFDGTLPPADLLKGYRAAFINPNSTLLGPKFKFAKYGQNGAELSELLPHLATVVDDIAIVKSMNTDAFNHAPGQLLMNTGSMIFGRPSFGAWTTYGLGSESEDLPAFVVFSTGKKGPSGGNSCWGSGFLPTVHQGVQFRASGDPVLYLSNPEGVDARLQRDSLDSIGRLNKMKLDQVGDPEISTRISSYEMAFKMQSSAPDLMDISKEPKHILDMYGAEPGKPSFANCLLLARRMAERGVRFTQIFHEAWDQHGALTKDIKQNCQDTDQACAALVKDLKQRGMLEDTLVVWGGEFGRTPMTQGGNDGRDHHPNAFTMWMAGGGTKPGLVMGATDELGFNVTEDKVHVHDLHATLLHLLGFDHTRLTYRSQGRNFRLTDVHGQVVKKLLA; translated from the coding sequence ATGCAGGATAAATTGTCCGTCGCGCGACGTTGGTTCATGAAAGATTGTGGCGTTGGCCTCGGGGCTCTCGCCCTGCGGGGGCTGGCCCAAGCCTCGACGAAGCAGCCGCATTTCCCCGCAAAAGCAAAGCGTGTCATCTACCTTTTTATGGCCGGTGCGCCGAGCCATCTGGAACTCTTCGATTACAAGCCGCAACTCGCCAAGTTTGACGGCACGCTGCCTCCTGCCGATCTGCTCAAGGGCTATCGCGCAGCCTTCATCAACCCGAACTCCACGCTGCTGGGCCCGAAGTTCAAGTTTGCCAAGTACGGGCAGAACGGCGCCGAGCTGAGTGAACTGCTGCCTCATCTCGCGACAGTTGTCGACGACATCGCCATCGTCAAATCGATGAACACCGATGCCTTCAACCACGCACCCGGTCAACTGCTGATGAACACCGGCAGCATGATCTTCGGACGCCCCAGCTTTGGCGCCTGGACCACCTATGGCCTCGGAAGCGAATCAGAAGATCTTCCGGCCTTCGTTGTCTTTTCGACCGGCAAGAAGGGGCCCTCCGGCGGCAACTCCTGCTGGGGTTCCGGCTTTCTGCCCACGGTGCATCAGGGCGTGCAGTTCCGTGCCTCCGGCGATCCGGTGCTCTATCTCTCGAATCCCGAAGGCGTCGATGCGCGCCTGCAGCGCGACTCGCTTGATTCGATTGGCCGCCTCAACAAGATGAAGCTCGATCAAGTGGGTGACCCTGAAATCTCCACTCGCATCAGTTCCTACGAGATGGCTTTCAAGATGCAGTCCAGTGCGCCTGATCTAATGGATATCTCGAAGGAACCGAAGCACATCCTCGACATGTACGGCGCTGAGCCCGGCAAGCCGTCCTTCGCAAATTGTCTGTTGCTCGCCCGCCGCATGGCCGAGCGCGGGGTGCGCTTCACGCAGATCTTCCACGAGGCTTGGGATCAGCACGGCGCGCTCACCAAGGACATCAAACAGAATTGCCAGGATACCGATCAAGCTTGCGCCGCGCTGGTCAAAGATCTCAAGCAGCGTGGCATGCTCGAGGATACGCTCGTGGTCTGGGGCGGGGAATTCGGCCGCACTCCGATGACCCAGGGCGGCAACGATGGCCGCGATCATCACCCCAATGCCTTCACCATGTGGATGGCGGGCGGCGGCACCAAGCCCGGCCTTGTCATGGGGGCAACCGATGAGCTCGGCTTCAATGTCACCGAAGACAAGGTGCACGTCCACGATCTCCACGCCACCTTGCTCCACTTGCTTGGCTTCGATCACACCCGGCTGACCTACCGCTCCCAGGGCCGTAATTTCCGGCTCACCGATGTCCATGGCCAAGTCGTAAAGAAACTCTTGGCCTGA
- a CDS encoding L-aspartate oxidase, which produces MSFDFLVVGAGVAGLRAAITLAEHGTVLVVAKDTIEESSTEYAQGGIAVALSDDDNFTLHFQDTLLAGDGLCYEPAVAALVQEGPARIEELLAWGANFDKENGQFLMAREGAHSRSRVLHAGGDSTGHEIARSLYEKARSLPNLRFESFAAVTDLLIEDGQVIGAVAYDQKARVRVNVYSRAVLLATGGAGQLFLNTTNPSVATGDGIGIAYRAGAEVADVEFIQFHPTALYIPGRPRFLLSEALRGEGALLRNINGERFMQRYHPMEELAPRDVVSRSIVAEMRATHSTHVLLDLSHKDAAWIRQRFPTIYETCFRFGIDLTKQAAPVHPAAHYIMGGVRTDLHGRTSVNGLFAAGEAACTGVHGANRLASNSLLEGVVFGARAGEAMLGAAKGPELGRTFGDEQFPLLKREQLQTLAWDGCGILRDAAGISAVLHAVDQGGRELIEEPDRKDYERRNLATVLRLVAKAALLREESRGGHYRLDFPAKQDPPRHSQLKRGVPTSLISWTESS; this is translated from the coding sequence ATGTCCTTCGACTTTCTGGTCGTGGGCGCGGGTGTGGCGGGATTGAGAGCAGCGATCACCTTGGCCGAGCATGGGACGGTACTCGTGGTGGCCAAGGACACAATCGAAGAGTCTTCTACGGAATACGCGCAAGGTGGCATCGCAGTAGCTCTCTCCGATGATGATAATTTTACGTTGCATTTCCAGGACACCTTGCTTGCGGGCGATGGTTTGTGTTACGAACCGGCGGTTGCAGCCCTGGTTCAAGAGGGTCCAGCCCGAATCGAAGAATTACTGGCCTGGGGAGCGAATTTCGATAAGGAAAATGGGCAGTTTCTCATGGCCCGGGAAGGGGCGCATAGCCGGAGCCGCGTGCTGCATGCGGGGGGCGATTCCACCGGGCACGAGATTGCCCGGTCTCTGTATGAGAAGGCTCGCTCACTGCCGAACCTACGCTTTGAGAGTTTTGCCGCTGTCACCGACCTGTTGATCGAAGACGGGCAAGTCATTGGCGCTGTCGCCTATGACCAGAAGGCGCGGGTCCGGGTCAACGTCTATTCGCGAGCGGTGCTGCTGGCCACCGGCGGGGCAGGGCAGCTCTTTCTCAATACCACCAACCCGAGCGTTGCAACGGGCGATGGCATCGGGATTGCTTATCGAGCCGGGGCAGAAGTGGCGGATGTCGAATTTATCCAGTTTCATCCCACTGCTTTATACATTCCGGGCCGTCCTCGATTCCTGCTCAGCGAGGCTCTGCGCGGCGAGGGCGCGTTGCTGCGGAACATTAACGGTGAGCGCTTCATGCAGCGCTATCACCCAATGGAAGAACTGGCGCCGCGCGATGTGGTGAGCCGCTCGATCGTCGCTGAAATGCGTGCGACGCACTCGACTCATGTTCTCCTCGACCTGAGCCATAAGGATGCAGCCTGGATCCGCCAGCGCTTTCCCACCATTTATGAGACCTGCTTCCGCTTTGGAATCGATCTCACCAAGCAAGCCGCTCCTGTACATCCTGCGGCCCACTACATCATGGGCGGTGTGCGTACCGATCTTCATGGCCGCACCAGTGTCAACGGCCTCTTTGCCGCTGGCGAAGCTGCCTGTACAGGTGTTCATGGGGCGAATCGATTGGCGAGTAATTCGCTGCTCGAAGGTGTTGTTTTCGGTGCCCGCGCCGGCGAAGCGATGCTTGGCGCCGCGAAGGGCCCCGAGCTTGGCCGTACCTTTGGCGATGAGCAGTTTCCGCTGCTCAAGCGCGAGCAACTCCAGACTCTGGCCTGGGACGGTTGCGGCATTCTGCGCGATGCCGCAGGCATCTCGGCCGTATTGCATGCCGTGGATCAGGGCGGACGCGAATTGATCGAGGAGCCGGATCGCAAGGATTACGAACGCCGCAATCTGGCGACAGTGCTGCGGCTGGTAGCAAAGGCGGCACTGCTGCGCGAGGAGTCGCGCGGGGGCCACTACCGCTTAGATTTTCCAGCCAAGCAAGACCCTCCCCGTCACTCGCAACTGAAGCGCGGTGTGCCCACCAGCCTCATTTCGTGGACAGAGTCTTCTTAA
- a CDS encoding ACT domain-containing protein produces the protein MGPTAARMLARSSEVDRFVLAAWEQSVVPAQRLRSCVFAVGGYGRQELFPYSDIDLLILEEPNTFVAGELSEFLRVLWDGGFRASHSVHTVADCKRISPGNVEFSISLLDRRFLTGNTALAKSCEDVCRKPPNDLAAELARMTDRRHERFQHTIQHLEPDMKDTCGGLRDLNTIRWFAKLGVEAAPDLEAESEVLFAIRWALHVHAGRDQNVLRFEEQDALSDTPESWMRIYFRQARRIYACCRELKERVLDRRPGLVGTFFESRSKLSNSEFTVSREQILLRHPAAFQTDPGATHRLFVFQARHGLRLARDTQKRITATPQWTWQEWRTLLELPHAAIALRAMAETGFLNTQLPEWEHIDCLVVRDFYHRYTVDEHTMIALEGLESLGFEEAQFGALWLNCDTKPLLRFALLLHDIGKGMGGDHDARAVAIAQEVGGRIGIPAEDLSVIERLIGEHLFLSTLISTRDVGDPEVAAQAAHRMETKEYLGMLTLLTIADSSAVFPGAMTTWRRTQLWHAHTAIERELTKELEDDRIASPPDVSGAMAEFAKGFPTRYWFRTTDGDRALHLSLSTAALHIGVACDLRRRQDDWQLIVVAQDRPRLLADLAGTLASFGMNILKAEAFGNARQEVLDLFVFTDPVRTLELNPPIVNEVKEAIRRVVLGKETAERLLRRRSKPNIRYRMQIDTVLRFDNETSQHATLLELQAQDRPGLLYDVARTISEQGCEIDTVLLHTEGQRAVDVFYLRSGGAKLLPERMEQLTENLRQAMAN, from the coding sequence ATGGGTCCAACCGCAGCCAGAATGCTGGCGCGTTCGAGTGAAGTTGACCGTTTTGTTCTCGCGGCCTGGGAGCAGTCCGTTGTACCAGCGCAGCGCTTGAGAAGTTGTGTTTTTGCTGTTGGGGGCTATGGCCGCCAGGAGCTTTTTCCTTACTCCGATATTGACCTTCTGATTCTCGAGGAGCCGAACACTTTTGTTGCTGGAGAACTGAGCGAGTTCCTCCGCGTACTGTGGGATGGCGGCTTCCGGGCAAGCCACAGCGTCCACACGGTTGCAGACTGCAAGCGCATCAGTCCGGGGAATGTCGAGTTCAGTATCAGCCTGCTCGATCGCCGTTTTCTCACCGGAAATACCGCATTGGCCAAGAGTTGTGAGGATGTCTGCCGCAAGCCTCCTAATGATCTGGCCGCCGAACTGGCGCGGATGACCGATCGCCGGCACGAGCGCTTCCAGCATACGATCCAACACCTCGAGCCCGATATGAAGGACACTTGCGGGGGCTTGCGCGATCTGAACACCATCCGTTGGTTTGCGAAGCTTGGCGTGGAGGCGGCGCCTGATCTCGAGGCCGAGAGCGAAGTGCTATTCGCCATTCGCTGGGCGCTGCATGTCCATGCTGGCCGGGATCAGAATGTTCTTCGCTTTGAGGAACAGGATGCGCTCTCTGACACTCCGGAAAGCTGGATGCGTATTTATTTCCGGCAGGCGCGCCGGATCTACGCTTGTTGCCGGGAATTGAAAGAACGTGTGCTCGACCGGCGTCCCGGCTTGGTGGGAACTTTCTTTGAGTCGCGCTCAAAGCTCTCGAATAGTGAATTTACGGTTTCGCGTGAGCAGATTCTGCTGCGTCATCCCGCGGCCTTTCAGACTGATCCTGGGGCGACCCACCGGCTCTTCGTATTTCAGGCTCGTCATGGACTCCGCTTGGCCCGCGATACGCAGAAGCGCATTACCGCCACTCCTCAGTGGACCTGGCAGGAATGGCGCACGCTGCTGGAGCTTCCGCACGCTGCCATCGCTTTGCGCGCGATGGCAGAAACCGGCTTTCTCAATACGCAGCTTCCCGAGTGGGAGCATATCGACTGTTTGGTGGTTCGCGATTTCTATCATCGCTATACGGTGGATGAGCATACGATGATTGCGCTCGAAGGCTTGGAGTCGCTGGGCTTTGAAGAGGCGCAGTTTGGCGCGCTCTGGCTCAATTGCGATACCAAGCCGCTGTTGCGCTTTGCGTTGCTGCTGCACGATATCGGCAAGGGCATGGGCGGCGATCATGATGCGCGCGCTGTTGCGATTGCCCAAGAAGTGGGAGGGCGCATCGGGATTCCCGCAGAAGATCTATCGGTGATCGAGCGGCTGATTGGCGAGCATTTGTTCTTATCGACACTGATCTCGACGCGCGATGTCGGCGACCCGGAGGTGGCTGCACAGGCTGCGCATCGCATGGAGACCAAAGAGTATCTGGGGATGCTGACCTTGCTGACAATTGCGGATTCGAGTGCCGTGTTTCCGGGTGCCATGACGACCTGGCGCCGAACGCAGCTGTGGCACGCGCACACTGCCATCGAACGGGAATTGACGAAAGAGCTGGAGGATGACCGCATTGCCTCGCCGCCCGATGTCTCAGGCGCCATGGCGGAGTTTGCGAAAGGCTTTCCCACCCGTTACTGGTTCCGCACCACAGATGGAGATCGCGCACTGCATCTCTCGCTTTCGACGGCGGCTCTGCATATTGGCGTTGCTTGTGATCTTCGCCGCCGCCAGGATGATTGGCAGTTGATTGTGGTGGCCCAGGACCGGCCGCGCCTGCTGGCAGATCTCGCGGGAACTCTTGCCAGTTTCGGGATGAACATCTTAAAGGCAGAAGCTTTCGGCAATGCGCGCCAGGAGGTGCTGGATCTCTTTGTTTTTACCGATCCGGTACGGACCCTGGAACTCAACCCACCCATTGTCAATGAGGTGAAGGAGGCCATCCGGCGGGTCGTCTTGGGAAAGGAAACAGCGGAACGGCTGTTGCGCCGCCGCTCGAAGCCAAACATCCGTTACCGCATGCAGATCGATACAGTGCTTCGCTTCGACAACGAAACTTCGCAGCATGCCACTCTGCTGGAATTGCAGGCTCAGGATCGGCCCGGTCTGCTCTATGATGTCGCGCGTACCATCTCGGAACAAGGCTGCGAGATTGATACCGTGTTGCTGCACACGGAAGGGCAACGTGCCGTCGACGTCTTCTACTTGCGCTCCGGCGGCGCAAAGCTGCTGCCGGAGCGCATGGAACAACTCACGGAGAATCTCCGGCAGGCTATGGCAAACTGA
- a CDS encoding energy transducer TonB → MKSTLLLLLFAACALFGDSQVEAARITHRTPAVSKALNNATPRNGTVTLGLLIDKRGHLSRVQVVTGRPDLIHGALRTVQNWQFAPATVDGRAVDSTLQVELAFRFPS, encoded by the coding sequence ATGAAATCCACTCTATTGCTACTCCTCTTTGCCGCTTGCGCCCTGTTTGGGGATTCTCAAGTGGAAGCTGCCCGCATCACGCACCGCACTCCTGCCGTGTCAAAAGCCCTCAACAATGCAACACCGCGCAATGGCACGGTTACCCTTGGCCTGTTGATCGATAAGCGCGGCCACCTCTCTCGCGTACAAGTAGTAACAGGCCGTCCTGATTTGATTCACGGCGCCCTCCGCACCGTACAGAATTGGCAGTTTGCTCCAGCGACTGTCGATGGCCGGGCCGTCGATTCTACGCTGCAAGTGGAACTTGCTTTCCGTTTTCCCTCCTAA